A genome region from Labrus mixtus chromosome 9, fLabMix1.1, whole genome shotgun sequence includes the following:
- the LOC132980931 gene encoding NACHT, LRR and PYD domains-containing protein 3-like isoform X1 yields MDQCEDTEEGVPPSKTLRLQEQRPDSPGPSCVSMKSDRSIAQPMNFKAGHPDDGRMQDQRPDSPGSSCVSMKSDRSNDRFIDFKDGRPADGRMKRQRPDSPGPSCVSMKRVQQESSEVHRDQSDQQNLTDLDSIFMLLEENIVTFVKNELKRVQRVLSPDYPECLESQSENEEQGRSCKEDFLKITLHFLRRMKQEELADCLQSRTFGAVCRHNLKSNLKEKFQCVFEGIAKAGNPTLLNQIYTELYITEGGTGEVNDEHEVRQIETASRNPHRPETTIRQEDIFKALPGRDEPIRTVMTKGVAGIGKTVLTQKFTLDWAEDKDNQDIQFTFPFTFRELNVLKEKKFSLVELVHHFFTETKEAGICRFEEFQVVFIFDGLDECRLPLDFHNTKILTDVTKSTSVDVLLTNLIRGNLLPSARLWITTRPAAANQIPPECVDMVTEVRGFTDPQKEEYFRKRFRDEEQAKRIISHIKTTRSLHIMCHIPVFCWISATVLEDVLKTRKRGGLPKTLTEMYIHFLVVQTKLKNIKYDGGAETDPHWSPESREMIESLGKLAFEQLQKGNLIFYDSDLTECDIDIRAASVYSGVFTQIFKEERGLYQDKVFCFIHLSVQEFLAALHVHLTFINSGVNLMSEEQTTSWRSKVSRKTLLYQSAVDQALQSPNGHLDLFLRFLLGLSLETNQNHIRGLLTHTGSGSQTNQKTVEYIKKKISEDLAAEKSINLFHCLNELNDCSLVEEIQQSLSSGRLSTDKLSPGQWSALVFILLSSEEDLDVFDLNKYSASEEALLRLLPVIKASNKALLSVRNLSERSCEALSSVLSSQSSSLRELDLSNNILQDSGVKLLCSGLETMHCTLETLRLSGCNLSERSCEALSSVLSTQSSSLRQLDLSNNNLQDSGVKLLSAGLKSPLCRLDALSLSGCLITEEGCAYLASALSSSPLRELDLSYNHPGERGEKLLSAGLEDPHCRLETLRLDHGGLHRLKPGLRKYACELELDTNTVSRDLKLSDNNRKVTHVEEELQSYPDHPDRFEYYPQLLCRTGLTGRCYWEVEWRGKVSVSVSYRGIRRRGKSYECLFGFYDQSWSLMCSDGGYSVWHNDVVTKISSSSSSSVSNRVAVYVDCPAGSLSFYRVSSDTPIHLYTFNTTFTEPLYPGFRIWSRGSSVSLCRSEKLC; encoded by the exons AGATGGACGTCCTGCTGATGGAAG gatgaagagacagagaccagactctcctggacccagctgtgtgtccatgaagag AGTTCAACAGGAGAGCTCCGAGGTTCACAGAGATCAATCAGACCAGCAGAATCTAACAGACCTGGACTCCATCTTTATG ctgctggaggagaacatCGTCACCTTTGTGAAGAATGAGCTgaagagagtccagagagtTCTCAGTCCAGATTACCCAGAATGCTTAGAGAGTCAGAGTGAGAATGAAGAGCAGGGGAGAAGCTGTAAAGAGGATTTTTTGAAGATCACTCTCCACTTCCTGAGGagaatgaagcaggaggagctggctgactgtctgcagagca GAACGTTTGGTGCAGTGTGCCGGCATAACCTCAAATCTAACCTGAAGGAGaagttccagtgtgtgtttgaggggattGCTAAAGCAGGAAACCCAACCCTTCTAAACCAGATCTACAcagagctctacatcacagagggagggactggAGAGGTCAATGATGAACACGAGGTCAGACAGATTGAAACAGCATCCAGGAACCCACACAGACCAGAAAcaaccatcagacaagaagacatctttaaagccttacctggaagagatgaaccaatcagaacagTGATGACAAAGGGAGTGGCTGGCATCGGGaaaacagtcttaacacagaagttcactctggactgggctgaagacaaagacaaccaGGACATACAgttcacatttccattcactttcagagagctgaatgtgctgaaagagaaaaagttcaGCTTGGTAGAACTTGTTCATCACTTCTTTACTGAAACCAAAGAAGCAggaatctgcaggtttgaagagttccaggttgtgttcatctttgacggTCTGGATGAGTGTCGACTTCCTCTGGACTTCCACAACACAAAAATCCTGACTGACGTTACCAAGTCCACCTCAGTGGATGTGCTGCTGACAAACCTCATCAGGGGGAACCTGCTTCCCTCTGCTCGCCTCTGGATAACCAcacgacctgcagcagccaatcagatccctcctgAGTGTGTTGACATGGTGACAGAAGTCAGAGGGTTCACTGACCCACAGAAGGAAGAgtacttcaggaagaggttCAGAGATGAGGAGCAGGCCAAAAGAATCATCTCCCACATCAAGACTACCCGaagcctccacatcatgtgccacatcccagtcttctgctggatcagtgctacagttctggaggatgtgctgaagaccagaaagagaggagggctgcccaagaccctgactgagatgtacatccacttcctggtggttcagaccaaactgaagaacatcaagtatgatggaggagctgagacaGATCCACACTGGAGTCCAGAAAGCAGGGAGATGATTGAGTCTCTGGGAAAACTGGcttttgagcagctgcagaaaggaaacctgaTCTTCTATGACTCAGACCTTACAGAGTGTGACATCGATATCAGAGCAGCCTCAGTGTACTCAGGAGTGTTCACACAGATCTTCAAAGAGGAGCGAGGACTGTACCAGGACAAGGTGTTCTGCTTCATCCACctgagtgttcaggagtttctggCTGCTCTTCATGTCCATCTGACCTTCATCAACTCTGGAGTCAATCTGATGtcagaagaacaaacaacatCCTGGAGGTCTAAAGTATccagaaaaacacttttatatcaGAGTGCTGTGGACCAGGCCTTACAGAGTCCAAATGGACACCTGGACTTGTTCCTTCGCTTCCTCCTCGGTCTTTCTCTagagaccaatcagaatcacatACGAggtctgctgacacacacaggaagtggctcACAGACCAATCAGAAAACTGTCGAGTACATcaagaagaagatcagtgaggaTCTGGCTGCAGAGAAAAGCATCAATCTGTTCCACTGTCTGAATGAACTGAATGATTGTTCTTTAGTGGAGGAGATCCAACAGTCCCTGAGTTCAGGACGTCTCTCCACAGATAAACTGTCGCCTGGTCAGTGGTCAGCTCTGGTCTTCATCTTACTGTCATCAGAAGAAGATCTGGACGTGTTTGACCTGAATAAATACTCTGCTTCAGAGGAGGCTCTTCTGAGGCTGCTGCCTGTGATCAAAGCTTCAAACAAAGCTCT GCTGAGTGTCCGTAACctctcagagagaagctgtgaagctctgtcctcagtcctcagctcccagtcctctagtctgagagagctggacctgagcaacaacatcctgcaggattcaggagtgaagctgctgtgtagtgGTTTAGAGACTATGCACTGTACACTGGAAACTCTCAG GCTGAGTGGCTGTAACctctcagagagaagctgtgaagctctgtcctcagtcctcagcACCCAGTCCTCTAGTCTGAGACAGCTGGAcctgagcaacaacaacctgcaggattcaggagtgaagctgctgtctgctggactAAAGAGTCCTCTCTGTAGACTGGATGCTCTCAG tctgtcaGGTTGTCTGATCACAGAAGAAGGTTGTGCGTATCTGGCCTCAGCTCTAAGCTCTTCCCccctgagagagctggacctgagctacaatcatccaggagaacgaggagagaagctgctgtctgctggactGGAGGATccacactgcagactggagacactgag GTTGGACCATGGTGGACTTCACAGACTGAAACCTGGTCTgaggaagt ACGCCTGTGAGCTggaactggacacaaacacagtgagcaGAGACCTCAAACTGTCTGACAACAACCGGAAGGTGACACATGTGGAGGAGGAGCTTCAGTCATATCCTGATCATCCAGACAGATTTGAATACTATCCTCAGCTGCTGTGTAGGACTGGTCTGACTGGTCGCTGTTACTGGGAGGTCGAGTGGAGAGGAAAGGTTTCTGTATCAGTGAGTTACAGAGGAAtcagaaggagaggaaaaagttatgaatgtttgtttggattttatgaTCAGTCCTGGAGTCTGATGTGCTCTGATGGAGGTTACTCTGTCTGGCACAATGACGTAGTAACaaagatctcctcctcctcctcctcctctgtctctaacagagtagcagtgtatgtggactgtcctgctggctctctgtccttctacagagtCTCCTCTGACACACCGATCCACCTCTACACCTTTAACACCACATTCACTGAACCTCTCTATCCTGGGTTTAGGATCTGGTCTCGTGGctcttcagtgtctctgtgtcggtCTGAGAAACTCTGCTGA
- the LOC132980931 gene encoding NACHT, LRR and PYD domains-containing protein 3-like isoform X2, which yields MDQCEDTEEGVPPSKTLRLQEQRPDSPGPSCVSMKSDRSIAQPMNFKAGHPDDGRMQDQRPDSPGSSCVSMKSDRSNDRFIDFKDGRPADGRVQQESSEVHRDQSDQQNLTDLDSIFMLLEENIVTFVKNELKRVQRVLSPDYPECLESQSENEEQGRSCKEDFLKITLHFLRRMKQEELADCLQSRTFGAVCRHNLKSNLKEKFQCVFEGIAKAGNPTLLNQIYTELYITEGGTGEVNDEHEVRQIETASRNPHRPETTIRQEDIFKALPGRDEPIRTVMTKGVAGIGKTVLTQKFTLDWAEDKDNQDIQFTFPFTFRELNVLKEKKFSLVELVHHFFTETKEAGICRFEEFQVVFIFDGLDECRLPLDFHNTKILTDVTKSTSVDVLLTNLIRGNLLPSARLWITTRPAAANQIPPECVDMVTEVRGFTDPQKEEYFRKRFRDEEQAKRIISHIKTTRSLHIMCHIPVFCWISATVLEDVLKTRKRGGLPKTLTEMYIHFLVVQTKLKNIKYDGGAETDPHWSPESREMIESLGKLAFEQLQKGNLIFYDSDLTECDIDIRAASVYSGVFTQIFKEERGLYQDKVFCFIHLSVQEFLAALHVHLTFINSGVNLMSEEQTTSWRSKVSRKTLLYQSAVDQALQSPNGHLDLFLRFLLGLSLETNQNHIRGLLTHTGSGSQTNQKTVEYIKKKISEDLAAEKSINLFHCLNELNDCSLVEEIQQSLSSGRLSTDKLSPGQWSALVFILLSSEEDLDVFDLNKYSASEEALLRLLPVIKASNKALLSVRNLSERSCEALSSVLSSQSSSLRELDLSNNILQDSGVKLLCSGLETMHCTLETLRLSGCNLSERSCEALSSVLSTQSSSLRQLDLSNNNLQDSGVKLLSAGLKSPLCRLDALSLSGCLITEEGCAYLASALSSSPLRELDLSYNHPGERGEKLLSAGLEDPHCRLETLRLDHGGLHRLKPGLRKYACELELDTNTVSRDLKLSDNNRKVTHVEEELQSYPDHPDRFEYYPQLLCRTGLTGRCYWEVEWRGKVSVSVSYRGIRRRGKSYECLFGFYDQSWSLMCSDGGYSVWHNDVVTKISSSSSSSVSNRVAVYVDCPAGSLSFYRVSSDTPIHLYTFNTTFTEPLYPGFRIWSRGSSVSLCRSEKLC from the exons AGATGGACGTCCTGCTGATGGAAG AGTTCAACAGGAGAGCTCCGAGGTTCACAGAGATCAATCAGACCAGCAGAATCTAACAGACCTGGACTCCATCTTTATG ctgctggaggagaacatCGTCACCTTTGTGAAGAATGAGCTgaagagagtccagagagtTCTCAGTCCAGATTACCCAGAATGCTTAGAGAGTCAGAGTGAGAATGAAGAGCAGGGGAGAAGCTGTAAAGAGGATTTTTTGAAGATCACTCTCCACTTCCTGAGGagaatgaagcaggaggagctggctgactgtctgcagagca GAACGTTTGGTGCAGTGTGCCGGCATAACCTCAAATCTAACCTGAAGGAGaagttccagtgtgtgtttgaggggattGCTAAAGCAGGAAACCCAACCCTTCTAAACCAGATCTACAcagagctctacatcacagagggagggactggAGAGGTCAATGATGAACACGAGGTCAGACAGATTGAAACAGCATCCAGGAACCCACACAGACCAGAAAcaaccatcagacaagaagacatctttaaagccttacctggaagagatgaaccaatcagaacagTGATGACAAAGGGAGTGGCTGGCATCGGGaaaacagtcttaacacagaagttcactctggactgggctgaagacaaagacaaccaGGACATACAgttcacatttccattcactttcagagagctgaatgtgctgaaagagaaaaagttcaGCTTGGTAGAACTTGTTCATCACTTCTTTACTGAAACCAAAGAAGCAggaatctgcaggtttgaagagttccaggttgtgttcatctttgacggTCTGGATGAGTGTCGACTTCCTCTGGACTTCCACAACACAAAAATCCTGACTGACGTTACCAAGTCCACCTCAGTGGATGTGCTGCTGACAAACCTCATCAGGGGGAACCTGCTTCCCTCTGCTCGCCTCTGGATAACCAcacgacctgcagcagccaatcagatccctcctgAGTGTGTTGACATGGTGACAGAAGTCAGAGGGTTCACTGACCCACAGAAGGAAGAgtacttcaggaagaggttCAGAGATGAGGAGCAGGCCAAAAGAATCATCTCCCACATCAAGACTACCCGaagcctccacatcatgtgccacatcccagtcttctgctggatcagtgctacagttctggaggatgtgctgaagaccagaaagagaggagggctgcccaagaccctgactgagatgtacatccacttcctggtggttcagaccaaactgaagaacatcaagtatgatggaggagctgagacaGATCCACACTGGAGTCCAGAAAGCAGGGAGATGATTGAGTCTCTGGGAAAACTGGcttttgagcagctgcagaaaggaaacctgaTCTTCTATGACTCAGACCTTACAGAGTGTGACATCGATATCAGAGCAGCCTCAGTGTACTCAGGAGTGTTCACACAGATCTTCAAAGAGGAGCGAGGACTGTACCAGGACAAGGTGTTCTGCTTCATCCACctgagtgttcaggagtttctggCTGCTCTTCATGTCCATCTGACCTTCATCAACTCTGGAGTCAATCTGATGtcagaagaacaaacaacatCCTGGAGGTCTAAAGTATccagaaaaacacttttatatcaGAGTGCTGTGGACCAGGCCTTACAGAGTCCAAATGGACACCTGGACTTGTTCCTTCGCTTCCTCCTCGGTCTTTCTCTagagaccaatcagaatcacatACGAggtctgctgacacacacaggaagtggctcACAGACCAATCAGAAAACTGTCGAGTACATcaagaagaagatcagtgaggaTCTGGCTGCAGAGAAAAGCATCAATCTGTTCCACTGTCTGAATGAACTGAATGATTGTTCTTTAGTGGAGGAGATCCAACAGTCCCTGAGTTCAGGACGTCTCTCCACAGATAAACTGTCGCCTGGTCAGTGGTCAGCTCTGGTCTTCATCTTACTGTCATCAGAAGAAGATCTGGACGTGTTTGACCTGAATAAATACTCTGCTTCAGAGGAGGCTCTTCTGAGGCTGCTGCCTGTGATCAAAGCTTCAAACAAAGCTCT GCTGAGTGTCCGTAACctctcagagagaagctgtgaagctctgtcctcagtcctcagctcccagtcctctagtctgagagagctggacctgagcaacaacatcctgcaggattcaggagtgaagctgctgtgtagtgGTTTAGAGACTATGCACTGTACACTGGAAACTCTCAG GCTGAGTGGCTGTAACctctcagagagaagctgtgaagctctgtcctcagtcctcagcACCCAGTCCTCTAGTCTGAGACAGCTGGAcctgagcaacaacaacctgcaggattcaggagtgaagctgctgtctgctggactAAAGAGTCCTCTCTGTAGACTGGATGCTCTCAG tctgtcaGGTTGTCTGATCACAGAAGAAGGTTGTGCGTATCTGGCCTCAGCTCTAAGCTCTTCCCccctgagagagctggacctgagctacaatcatccaggagaacgaggagagaagctgctgtctgctggactGGAGGATccacactgcagactggagacactgag GTTGGACCATGGTGGACTTCACAGACTGAAACCTGGTCTgaggaagt ACGCCTGTGAGCTggaactggacacaaacacagtgagcaGAGACCTCAAACTGTCTGACAACAACCGGAAGGTGACACATGTGGAGGAGGAGCTTCAGTCATATCCTGATCATCCAGACAGATTTGAATACTATCCTCAGCTGCTGTGTAGGACTGGTCTGACTGGTCGCTGTTACTGGGAGGTCGAGTGGAGAGGAAAGGTTTCTGTATCAGTGAGTTACAGAGGAAtcagaaggagaggaaaaagttatgaatgtttgtttggattttatgaTCAGTCCTGGAGTCTGATGTGCTCTGATGGAGGTTACTCTGTCTGGCACAATGACGTAGTAACaaagatctcctcctcctcctcctcctctgtctctaacagagtagcagtgtatgtggactgtcctgctggctctctgtccttctacagagtCTCCTCTGACACACCGATCCACCTCTACACCTTTAACACCACATTCACTGAACCTCTCTATCCTGGGTTTAGGATCTGGTCTCGTGGctcttcagtgtctctgtgtcggtCTGAGAAACTCTGCTGA